A genomic segment from Nicotiana sylvestris chromosome 1, ASM39365v2, whole genome shotgun sequence encodes:
- the LOC104211167 gene encoding uncharacterized protein, with translation MADKFVNAYAGAKKAEARVNDIFAVRQTTEIVYALEKLGTKVQWPQKMKSGPSTRRSNVLCEFHQERGHKTEDCIGVRQEIVRMLNQGYLKELLSDRGRANFARGRDQPQGLPKSPSPARTIQMIIGGSDDTVINHVKFTTTHKLKRTVAHERYDGLEDVIIFDKSDTNNLSFPHYDSLAITLRIADTDVKRIMVDNGSDACIVYPRVLMQMWLEDKIIPCCIILMGFNNAVERTSGEIVLLVMA, from the exons ATGGCAGATAAGTTCGTTAACGCTTACGCGGGAGCGAAAAAGGCCGAGGCTAGGGTCAATGATATCTTCGCCGTCAGGCAAACGACGG aaatagtgtacgcactggaAAAGCTCGGCACGAAGGTgcagtggccgcaaaagatgaagtcGGGTCCGAGCACAAGGAGGTCAAACGTCCTGTGTGAATTCCACCAGGAAAGAGGACACAAGACCGAAGACTGTATAGGTGTGCGACAAGAAATAGTAAGAATGTTAAACCAAGGATACCTGAAAGAGCTGCTGAGCGACAGAGGACGGGCCAATTTCGCTCGAGGGCGCGATCAACCTCAAGGACTTCCAAAATCACCATCACCAgctcgtaccatacaaatgatcattggcggcAGCGACGACAcagtaatcaaccatgtgaaattcaccaccacGCATAAACTCAAACGGACAGTTGCCCACGAACGCTATGACGGCCTCGAAGACGTTATCAttttcgataagtcagataccaacaatttgtctttccctcactatgattcTTTGGCTATAACTTTACGCATCGCGGATaccgatgtaaaaagaataatggtggataACGGAAGCGACGCGTGTATTGTTTACCCACGAGTTCTCATGCAGATGTggctcgaggataaaataataccatGTTGCATAATACTAatgggttttaataatgcagtggaGCGAACATCTGGGGAAATAGTGCTACTCGTCATGGCATGA